The Spartobacteria bacterium genomic interval CGTGCATTCTTTCTTCGGTGAGCTACAGCAACATGGACGGCATCTCTCACAGCATCGTCCAGAATTTTAAAGACATACGCGACCGGCTCATGCTCCAGCAGTCGGCGGCACAGGATGCGGTACAGCGCGGACGGCTGGAAATGGCCAGCCGCGTGCTGCATGATATCGGCAATGCCGTAACAAGCATTGGCACGCAGGCCGTGCTACATACAGGAAATGTGGAATGGATGGAACAGGATGCGCTGCAGAAACTGGAAAACCTGTTTCAGGGAAAACGGAAAGAAATGGACTCAATACTGGGCGAAGGAAAAGGAGAGCATCTGGTTCGCTATCTGCAGAGTCTCGGGGCAACCGTGCAGCAGCGGCGGATGGACATGATTGAATCATACAAAAAGATTTCATCCTCCGTTGTTCATATAACAGGCATTCTCGACCTGCAGCGGCGCTACGCCAAAGGCGGCACAATGGCCGGCGCAGGCATCATCCGGGCGCAGGATGTCATTATGGACGCCGTGGCGATGCAGTCGGCCAGCCTGAGCAAAAGAGGGATTAAAGTCGCCTATGAAGTCAGCAATATGATTCCCGATGTACGGGTTGACCAGACGCGTCTGATGCAGGTTCTTCTAAATATCGTAAAAAATGCCTACGAAGCCTTTGATGACCCGGCCGTCGCCGAAAACGGACGGGAACTGCACATCAAGCTGGAATCAGAAAACGACCGCGTGATCATCACTTTTGTAGACAATGCCATCGGATTTGACCCCCAGAACACCTCCGCAGTCATGGAAAGCGGTTACACGACAAAACCTTACGGGACAGGACTGGGATTGGCACAGTGCAGCTCTATCATTGGAGCCATGGACGGAGAGTTTTATATCAGCAGTGACGGTGTGGGGCATGGAGCCACAGTGGTTCTTGCCATTCCCTGCATCATGACAGACGAATTTGGCAACGAAGTCCCGGCTTCGCATGTCGACACAGCAACGGGAGATCCGGCGGAATGAACCATTTTAATACACGCATACTAGTTATTGATGACGAAGACACGATTCTCGAAAGTTTTCGGGATATCCTCATGCCGCCGGAAAAGAGACTCCCAGCAATGATTGACCTGACGCAGGCCTCATCGGATTTATTTGGAACAAGCGATGACGCATCCGACATAACCCGAACCCACACCAACCAGGCCATTCAGTTTGAACTCGATACCGCGACCAACGGACACCTGGGAGTCGAGTACGTGAGAAAATCCATGCTTGAATCCAATCCCTACGCCGCCATTTTTGTGGACATGCGCATGCCCGGCTGGGATGGACTGGAGACGGTACAGCACATTCGTAACATAGACAAACGCGCCGAAATCATCTTTGTCACCGCCTACAGCGATCATTCCATCGACGACATCATAGCCAAGGCGGGCGGAAATATAACCTATTACTGCAAGCCCTTTTCCGTAGACGAAATCCGTCAGCTTGCCACCAAATCCGTCTACGAATGGAACAAGGCAAAAAACCTCGAAGACCTCATTGATATCATCTCGCACTTTCGTGCACGGCACTGGGATATCGATGCCCTGCTCAAAAACGTGCTCAGCCAGGTAGCCGATATACTGGGATGCTATTCCGCAATCATGGCCAGAAGAAAAAATGGAAAACTCAAGCCGGTCATGGCTATCGGGGTACTGACCAACGACGTGGTTGCCCGTAAATATCTGGAGCGCCAAGCCCAATTAACAAGCAGCGAGCTATACACAGACGATGATATCATATGTTTCAATCTCGAAGAATACGACATTATGGTACTCTTCGATGCCCACAATCAAGTCATCCACAGTGAGCGCATTTATATCGTCCGCCTCTTCCTGGAGCAGGCAGCAGCAGCCATGAAACAGTTGGATTTGCAGGCCGAGCTGATTCAAAAAGAAAAACTATCGGCTGTAGGCAAAGCCATGTCGATGCTGAGCCACGACTTACGCAGTGTAATCGGCAGCATCGAGCCCATGGCCGCACTGGCACTGGATGCAGCGGAAGGAGCAGATCCCTTTGTCGTCGAATCCCTGAGCATGATTCGCAAATCTGCGCAGCGCGGCATGGATATCGTAAGCGGAATTATGGACTTCGTTCGCAACCGCGAAGCACTAAAAACAGACATCACGCTGGAAGAATTACTTACCGACATTCATATGCTGCTCCGGGGCTTTGCCAAGGAATCCAGCGTAACACTGGACATCAGAACCGTTGACCTCTCCGAAGAACAGGTAATCCGCTGCGATGCCAGCAAAATACTGCGCGTGTTGGTCAATCTAGCTCGCAATGGCATAGAGGCGGTGAACAAAGTCGCCGACCCCCGTGTCACATTGGAAATATCACAACAGGCAGAGATGATCCGCTTCACGGTCTCCGATAATGGGCCGGGTATTCCATCTGCCATCGAAGCCACCCTTTTCGAACCCTTTGCCACACATGGAAAATCAAGCGGAACAGGCATGGGACTGGCTATTTGCAAACAATTTATCGAAGCCCATGGCGGCACGCTGACCGTTCAGTCGTCACCACAGGGCGCCGTATTTATCGCCGACATTCCCATAGAATGATCACAAAAACAGGAGAAAATAATCATGGCCATCGCAATTATTACCGGAGCGGGCGGACTCATCGGATTTGAAGCATCCCGCTTCTTCATCAAACAGGGATACCAGGTCGTAGGTATCGACAACGATATGCGCAGCTACTTTTTTGGTCCGGAAGCCAGCACGTCATCGAAAATAAACCACTTAAAAGCCCTGGACAAAAACTTCCGACATGCCCGAATGGACATCCGTTCCGAAGCCGACGCAGCTGCCTTGTTTACAGAATACGGAACATCCATCGACATCATCATTCATACCGCAGCCCAACCATCCCATGACTGGGCCGCCAAAGAACCCTGTACCGACTTCACCGTCAATGCCAACGGCACGTTAAACCTGCTGGAACAAGCCCGCCAACATTGCCCTGACGCCACCTTCATCTTTACCAGCACCAACAAAGTCTACGGTGACACGCCCAACCGCCTGCCGCTGATCGAAACCGATACACGCTGGGAAATTGACGCCGCCCACCCCTATTTCGAGAAAGGTATCGATGAAAGCATGAGCATCGACCAGACTCTCCACAGCCTTTTCGGCGCATCCAAAGTCGCCGCCGATGTACTCGTGCAAGAATATGGAAAATACTTTGGCATGAAAACCGCATGTTTTCGCGGGGGCTGCCTGACCGGACCCGGACATGCCGGCGCAAAACTGCACGGCTTCCTCTCCTACCTCGTCAAATGTGCAGTAAGCGGAACACCTTATCAAGTTCTCGGATACAAAGGCAAACAGGTGCGCGACAACATCCACTCCTACGACTTAGTCAACGCATTCTGGCACTTCCATCAACAGCCACGCAGCGGCGAAGTCTACAACATGGGCGGCAGCCGCTTTTCCAACTGCTCCGTCCTGGAAGCCATCCAGATCATAGAACAATGCGCCAATACAAAAATGAATTGGACCTACGAAGAAACCAATCGCATCGGCGATCACATGTGGTGGGTCAGCGATATTTCCAAATTCAAATCTCATTACCCCGACTGGGATCTGACCTACGACGTCCCCGCCATCATCAAAGAAATCATCGCCGCCCTTTAACACAGGATGCAGCAACGAAAAGGAAAAGAATGCTGAGAAAGCGTTCTTTTTACTTTTTTATCATATATTTCCAAGCTATTTTTATATTACTCATTGACACGGCGTCAGCTCTTCGGTTACCGTCGGTTGTTTTTGACACAGGGGCATCGGATCTCTATAAACGAATTCGTTTTGTTAAGAATAAAAAAGGTCAATTATGCGTGGAATAAGTATCGTAGTCCCATGTTTGAATGAGGCGTCTTCTCTGGCGGAAGTTGTTGCGTGGGCGCAGGAGGGAATTCGTCGCACGGGACTGGACGGCGAGGTCATCGTGGTCGATAATGGCAGCACGGACGGTTCACCGGAAATTGCTGAAAAGGCAGGTGCGAGGGTACTGCATGAGAAAATGCGCGGATACGGATCGGCGATTCGGCGCGGATTCCGCGATGCAAAGTACGACATTCTGGTCATGGGCGATGCAGATCTGACCTACGATTTTCGCGAAGTAGACAAGATGGCTCTGCCACTGGATCGAAAAGAAGCGGACATGGTGATCGGAAATCGTATGAAAAATATTCAGCCGGGTTCCATGCCGTGGCTGCATCAGCACATCGGAAATCCGCTTTTGTCACTGATGGTGCGGGTGATGTTCCATAATAATTCGGTGCGCGATACACATTGCGGTATGCGGGCCATTCGAAGAGAAGCGTATGACCGGCTGCGCTGTGCGACCACGGGCATGGAATTTGCCAGTGAAATGGTCATCCGTGCATTTCATCATCATTTGAAAATTATTGAGATTGATATTATCTATCATGCACGTATCGGCGAGTCGAAACTGCGCTCCTTCCGCGATGGATGGCGGCATCTGCGGTTCATGATGCTGCACAGTCCGTCTACGATGCTGCTGATCCCCGGTGCCTTTTTGTGGATTGCTGGATTTCTGATGACCATTCCGCTGGTATTCGGACCGATTATGCTGGGACATCGGGTAATTGATGTACACTTCATGATTGTGGGCGGCATTTTGAACATCGTCGGGGTTCAGATCCTGACGATGGGACTGCTGGCAAAGGCGTATGCACATTTATCTGGATTACGGATTGATCCGCTGATTGCGTGGTTCTACAAGCATATGACTTTTGAAAAAGCAGCACTGGTTTCGGGTTTTTTGATTTTGTGCGGGGCACTGCTGGCAGGCGGCGTCATCTTGCACTGGGTGGCTCAGGGCATGGGTGCTCTTGATGCGAGTCGTGCTCTGTTGTTTGGCCTGATCTGCCTCGCGAACGGCGTACAAATTGGCGCAGCGTCCTATTTGTTCAGTATTATGGCACTGCCGAGACGATTGGACGGGGTTGTTCCTGAGGTGGCGAATACGGAAATCGACAATGTGTAGTCCGTCGTTCTATCGTACGCCTTTTTTCACGGTTTTTAAAAGTTCCAATGATTGGAACTTCTCGTGGGGTGTATCTGAAAAAAGTTCCAATGATTGGAACTTTTTTTTGCGTACCTTTGAAAAAGTTCCAATGATTGGAACTTTTTCAAAATGCGTTTTGCGCGTCAAAAGGGATTGTATGGACGGGCTGTTATGTCACGTCTGACGACATCGCTGGTTATTCCGGTAAAAAATGCGGAGCACTATCTTCCGGAACTGTTTGGCGCAGTGCTGAAACAGAAGCCCTTCGCTCCGGATGAGATTATTCTGGTGGATTCGATGTCGACGGATAACACGGTCGATGCGGCGAGGCAGTTGTTCCCGGAGGTTAAGATCATTCCTATTAAGCATTTCACTCATGGCGGTGCACGGAACATGGGTGCAAGAAATGCAACGAAAGAGGTCATTATTCTAATGACACAGGATGCGACGCCTGCGGATGAACACTGGCTGTCGGCATTACTGGAACCGCTGGAGAATCCTAAGATAGCGGCGGTTTGTTCGCGTCAGCTGCCGCGTCCGGATGCCAATCCCATGGAACGCTTTTTTTTATCGGATCGCTTTCCTCCCTGTGAGGTGGTGGTACGGTCACGGCCGGCGGATGGACGGGCGGTGTCGGTGGAGGACGTCTTTTTTTCCAATGTAAGCGCGGTGGTGCGGCGGGATATTCTTTTGCAGTATCCCTTTGATGAAACGCTCATTATGAGCGAGGATCAGCAAATGTCCTTTGATGTCATGATGGCGGGATATTCGGTGGCGTACCAACCAAAATCGGCGGTGATCCACTCACATAATTACACGCTGGAAGTGTGTTTTAAGCGTTATTTTGACAGTGTCTACTCGCTATCCGTGCTCTTTGATGCTCACGGTATGGGCAAAAGCGTTTCCATGGGTGCGGGGTATATCCGGCGGGAACTGAAGTATATGATCTGCCACGCGCCTCTGTGGCTGCCCTACTACGTGTTGTACACATCGGCCAAGGTCGCGGGGGTTTTCGCGTCGCACTTTGCGGGACGAATGCCGAAATGGATGGTAAAAAAATGCAGCCTGCATGCCTATCACTGGGATCGATTTGATCGTTGATCGTCTGTGTTTGAATGATGTTTTGTATTGAAATTTCGGTATTATTCGTCTTTCATATCGATTCCCGATGAGCTCCCGGTACAGGGAACGAAACTCAACTATAACTGTAGGATTGAAATTATGAGTAAATTACGCATAGACCATGTATTTACCTCCGAATCTGTTTCGGAAGGCCATCCCGATAAAGTCTGCGACAAAATTTCCGATGCCATTCTCGACGCCTGTCTTGAGCAGGATTCTGAAAGCCGTGTGGCATGCGAAACACTGACCACCACCAATTTAGTCGTCAACGCCGGCGAAATCACCTGCAGCGGGTGGGGCAACATCGATTGCGAAAAAGTGGCCCGCGACATGGTACACGAAATCGGTTATGACCGCGAAGAACTGCTCTTCTGCAGCAAGACCTTTGAGTATATCAATCGCGTTCACGAGCAATCTCCGGATATCGCCCTAGGCGTCAATGCCTCCACATCCGCATCACATGAACAGGGAGCCGGCGATCAGGGCATGATGTTTGGCTATGCATCGAATTCCACCCCGGAACTGATGCCCGCTCCGATCATTTACAGTCACAAACTACTGGATGAACTCCAGAAAATCCGCAAGGCGGGTACAATTGCCTACTTGCGTCCCGATTCCAAATCACAGGTATCGGTGCTTCACATCAATGGCAAACCCACGAA includes:
- a CDS encoding PAS domain-containing sensor histidine kinase, which translates into the protein MTWLWILTLLFNVSFVLYILRANRRLRQVVNERDEQLEERQRAEAELRLIFNAAGDGMRVVDQDMRVVEVNERFLQMTGYTREEMIGERCDSFAKCDDLCGTEQCAVRLVMRNKAPRMEMDVRLNTKNGDLPCILSSVSYSNMDGISHSIVQNFKDIRDRLMLQQSAAQDAVQRGRLEMASRVLHDIGNAVTSIGTQAVLHTGNVEWMEQDALQKLENLFQGKRKEMDSILGEGKGEHLVRYLQSLGATVQQRRMDMIESYKKISSSVVHITGILDLQRRYAKGGTMAGAGIIRAQDVIMDAVAMQSASLSKRGIKVAYEVSNMIPDVRVDQTRLMQVLLNIVKNAYEAFDDPAVAENGRELHIKLESENDRVIITFVDNAIGFDPQNTSAVMESGYTTKPYGTGLGLAQCSSIIGAMDGEFYISSDGVGHGATVVLAIPCIMTDEFGNEVPASHVDTATGDPAE
- a CDS encoding response regulator, with translation MNHFNTRILVIDDEDTILESFRDILMPPEKRLPAMIDLTQASSDLFGTSDDASDITRTHTNQAIQFELDTATNGHLGVEYVRKSMLESNPYAAIFVDMRMPGWDGLETVQHIRNIDKRAEIIFVTAYSDHSIDDIIAKAGGNITYYCKPFSVDEIRQLATKSVYEWNKAKNLEDLIDIISHFRARHWDIDALLKNVLSQVADILGCYSAIMARRKNGKLKPVMAIGVLTNDVVARKYLERQAQLTSSELYTDDDIICFNLEEYDIMVLFDAHNQVIHSERIYIVRLFLEQAAAAMKQLDLQAELIQKEKLSAVGKAMSMLSHDLRSVIGSIEPMAALALDAAEGADPFVVESLSMIRKSAQRGMDIVSGIMDFVRNREALKTDITLEELLTDIHMLLRGFAKESSVTLDIRTVDLSEEQVIRCDASKILRVLVNLARNGIEAVNKVADPRVTLEISQQAEMIRFTVSDNGPGIPSAIEATLFEPFATHGKSSGTGMGLAICKQFIEAHGGTLTVQSSPQGAVFIADIPIE
- a CDS encoding NAD-dependent epimerase/dehydratase family protein, with the translated sequence MAIAIITGAGGLIGFEASRFFIKQGYQVVGIDNDMRSYFFGPEASTSSKINHLKALDKNFRHARMDIRSEADAAALFTEYGTSIDIIIHTAAQPSHDWAAKEPCTDFTVNANGTLNLLEQARQHCPDATFIFTSTNKVYGDTPNRLPLIETDTRWEIDAAHPYFEKGIDESMSIDQTLHSLFGASKVAADVLVQEYGKYFGMKTACFRGGCLTGPGHAGAKLHGFLSYLVKCAVSGTPYQVLGYKGKQVRDNIHSYDLVNAFWHFHQQPRSGEVYNMGGSRFSNCSVLEAIQIIEQCANTKMNWTYEETNRIGDHMWWVSDISKFKSHYPDWDLTYDVPAIIKEIIAAL
- a CDS encoding glycosyltransferase — its product is MRGISIVVPCLNEASSLAEVVAWAQEGIRRTGLDGEVIVVDNGSTDGSPEIAEKAGARVLHEKMRGYGSAIRRGFRDAKYDILVMGDADLTYDFREVDKMALPLDRKEADMVIGNRMKNIQPGSMPWLHQHIGNPLLSLMVRVMFHNNSVRDTHCGMRAIRREAYDRLRCATTGMEFASEMVIRAFHHHLKIIEIDIIYHARIGESKLRSFRDGWRHLRFMMLHSPSTMLLIPGAFLWIAGFLMTIPLVFGPIMLGHRVIDVHFMIVGGILNIVGVQILTMGLLAKAYAHLSGLRIDPLIAWFYKHMTFEKAALVSGFLILCGALLAGGVILHWVAQGMGALDASRALLFGLICLANGVQIGAASYLFSIMALPRRLDGVVPEVANTEIDNV
- a CDS encoding glycosyltransferase; protein product: MRFARQKGLYGRAVMSRLTTSLVIPVKNAEHYLPELFGAVLKQKPFAPDEIILVDSMSTDNTVDAARQLFPEVKIIPIKHFTHGGARNMGARNATKEVIILMTQDATPADEHWLSALLEPLENPKIAAVCSRQLPRPDANPMERFFLSDRFPPCEVVVRSRPADGRAVSVEDVFFSNVSAVVRRDILLQYPFDETLIMSEDQQMSFDVMMAGYSVAYQPKSAVIHSHNYTLEVCFKRYFDSVYSLSVLFDAHGMGKSVSMGAGYIRRELKYMICHAPLWLPYYVLYTSAKVAGVFASHFAGRMPKWMVKKCSLHAYHWDRFDR